From a region of the Campylobacter showae genome:
- a CDS encoding cyclic peptide export ABC transporter yields MFKKISKKTFWQIIAMIVSSAVFSGSGILILAFINKYLLNLKEQDAQILLAFFALLILFLGFSVLSRIALSVIGNDFVYELRAKTIKRILDTANQKIVAAGKSNLIASLSSDVRSLTDGFMQVPSIIQGVLIIGATGAYVLYISAEIFVFLVLWMSAATWICRYFIKNIHKYYEQCRNGEDALYRDYQTCIEGHRELSLNLARAKRLFWNRFIPNAKSLRENIVKAEIHQSFMSNWLNTVMLGAVGIEIYFCLAYDAASLQDAITVALAILFLRAPLMMLLYSVPSVFRARIAYERLKKLDLAPFEPEFELGETAPQIWQKLRLKDINFAYDEGSEFALKDINLEIRRGETVFLIGKNGSGKSTLFMILAGLLAPKSGEMFADDVKITESNLKSYANTISAVFSDFYLFDEVMSDDETLIEGLLKKMSIENKVSVKDGNFSTLNLSQGQKKRLAMVAALLEKRNFLILDEWAADQDPEFRRHFYTEFLPGLKAQGYTVFAISHDDAYFDAADKIYEIRNGQIALVKG; encoded by the coding sequence ATGTTTAAAAAAATATCAAAAAAAACGTTTTGGCAAATCATCGCTATGATCGTTTCCAGCGCCGTTTTTAGCGGCTCGGGGATCTTAATACTAGCCTTTATCAACAAATACCTCTTAAATTTAAAAGAACAAGACGCTCAAATTTTGCTCGCGTTTTTCGCGCTTTTGATTTTGTTTTTGGGCTTTTCGGTGCTCTCGCGTATCGCTCTTAGCGTGATCGGCAACGACTTTGTCTACGAGCTGCGAGCCAAAACGATAAAACGGATCCTAGATACCGCAAATCAAAAAATCGTAGCCGCGGGCAAGTCAAATTTGATCGCCTCGCTCTCAAGCGACGTGCGCAGCCTAACCGACGGCTTTATGCAGGTGCCAAGCATTATCCAAGGCGTGCTTATCATCGGCGCGACGGGCGCTTACGTGCTTTACATCTCGGCCGAGATTTTCGTGTTTTTGGTGCTTTGGATGAGCGCGGCGACATGGATTTGCCGATACTTCATCAAAAATATCCACAAATACTACGAACAATGCCGTAACGGCGAGGATGCGCTGTACCGCGACTATCAGACCTGCATCGAGGGGCATAGGGAGCTTAGCTTAAATTTAGCCCGCGCAAAGCGGCTTTTTTGGAACCGCTTTATCCCAAACGCAAAAAGCCTGCGCGAAAACATCGTAAAAGCCGAGATCCATCAATCCTTTATGAGCAACTGGCTAAACACCGTGATGTTAGGCGCCGTGGGTATCGAGATATATTTTTGCCTAGCCTACGACGCCGCAAGCCTGCAAGACGCGATCACGGTTGCGCTAGCGATACTTTTTTTGCGAGCGCCTCTCATGATGCTGCTTTACTCGGTGCCTAGCGTATTTCGCGCGCGTATCGCTTACGAGCGGCTAAAAAAGCTAGACCTAGCGCCATTTGAGCCGGAATTTGAGCTGGGCGAGACGGCTCCGCAAATTTGGCAAAAACTGCGCCTAAAAGATATAAATTTCGCCTACGATGAGGGGAGCGAATTTGCGCTAAAGGATATAAATTTAGAGATCAGACGCGGCGAGACGGTGTTTTTGATCGGTAAAAACGGAAGCGGCAAAAGTACGCTATTTATGATTTTAGCAGGGCTTTTAGCGCCAAAAAGCGGCGAGATGTTCGCAGATGACGTCAAGATCACCGAGTCAAATTTAAAAAGCTACGCAAACACGATCAGCGCGGTGTTTAGCGACTTTTATCTCTTTGACGAAGTGATGAGCGACGATGAGACGCTGATAGAGGGGCTGCTAAAAAAGATGTCGATAGAAAACAAAGTAAGCGTAAAAGACGGGAATTTTAGCACGCTAAATCTCTCCCAAGGCCAAAAAAAGCGCCTCGCGATGGTCGCGGCGTTGCTTGAAAAGCGTAATTTTTTGATCCTTGACGAGTGGGCGGCCGATCAAGACCCCGAGTTTAGGCGGCATTTTTATACGGAGTTTTTGCCAGGGCTTAAGGCGCAAGGCTATACTGTTTTTGCGATCAGCCACGACGATGCGTATTTTGATGCGGCGGATAAAATTTACGAGATACGAAACGGGCAAATCGCGCTCGTTAAGGGCTAA
- a CDS encoding PFL family protein produces the protein MDIKNVTETIAMIEEQNFDIRTITMGISLLDCIDPDIDKAAEKIYAKITDKARDLVKVGNEISAELGIPIVNKRVCVTPIAIIGAATDAADYVPLAKAMDEAAKKVGIDFIGGFSALVQKGYAKGDKILIDSIPAALAATQKVCSSVNIGSTKTGINMSAVADMGRVIKETARLSDLGAAKLVVFANAVEDNPFMAGAFHGVGEAEVVINVGVSGPGVVKRALEKVRGASFDVVAETVKKTAFKITRIGQLVGQMASERLGVKFGIVDLSLAPTPAVGDSVARVLEEMGLERVGTHGTTAALALLNDAVKKGGVMACNQVGGLSGAFIPVSEDEGMIAAVRAGSLNLEKLEAMTAICSVGLDMIAIPQDTPEQTIAAIIADEAAIGVINQKTTAVRIIPKGKEGDTLEFGGLLGSAPVMSVNKNSSADFIARGGQIPAPIHSFKN, from the coding sequence ATGGACATCAAAAACGTAACCGAAACGATCGCGATGATCGAGGAGCAAAATTTCGACATCCGCACGATCACGATGGGTATCAGCCTGCTTGACTGCATCGATCCCGATATCGACAAAGCAGCGGAGAAAATTTACGCCAAGATCACCGACAAGGCGCGCGATCTCGTAAAGGTCGGTAATGAAATTTCGGCAGAGCTTGGCATTCCGATCGTAAATAAACGCGTCTGCGTAACGCCTATCGCCATCATCGGCGCGGCGACGGATGCTGCAGACTACGTCCCGCTAGCTAAGGCGATGGACGAGGCGGCGAAAAAGGTCGGTATCGACTTTATCGGCGGCTTTTCGGCGCTCGTACAAAAGGGCTACGCAAAGGGCGATAAAATTTTAATCGACTCCATCCCCGCCGCGCTCGCCGCGACGCAAAAGGTCTGCTCGTCGGTAAATATCGGCTCGACCAAGACGGGCATAAATATGAGCGCGGTCGCCGACATGGGGCGCGTGATCAAAGAAACCGCGCGGCTTTCGGATCTAGGTGCGGCAAAGCTAGTCGTGTTTGCCAACGCCGTCGAGGATAATCCCTTTATGGCGGGCGCATTTCACGGCGTGGGAGAGGCAGAAGTCGTCATAAACGTGGGCGTTAGCGGCCCCGGCGTCGTTAAGCGCGCGCTTGAGAAGGTGCGCGGAGCGAGCTTTGACGTGGTCGCAGAAACCGTGAAAAAGACGGCGTTTAAGATCACGCGTATCGGACAGCTCGTCGGTCAAATGGCGTCTGAGCGGCTGGGCGTGAAATTTGGCATCGTCGATCTCTCGCTAGCTCCGACTCCGGCGGTGGGCGATTCGGTCGCGCGCGTGCTTGAGGAGATGGGCTTAGAGCGAGTCGGTACGCACGGCACAACCGCGGCTCTGGCACTGCTAAACGACGCGGTCAAAAAAGGCGGCGTGATGGCGTGCAACCAAGTAGGCGGGCTTAGCGGCGCATTTATCCCCGTCTCGGAGGATGAGGGTATGATCGCCGCGGTGCGCGCAGGATCGCTAAATTTGGAAAAGCTCGAAGCGATGACCGCGATCTGCTCGGTGGGGCTCGATATGATCGCAATCCCGCAGGATACGCCCGAGCAGACGATCGCCGCGATCATAGCCGACGAGGCCGCGATCGGCGTGATAAATCAAAAAACGACCGCCGTGCGCATCATCCCAAAAGGTAAAGAGGGCGACACACTGGAATTTGGCGGGCTTCTGGGTAGCGCGCCCGTGATGAGCGTAAATAAAAACTCATCGGCGGACTTCATCGCCCGCGGCGGCCAGATCCCCGCGCCTATTCATAGTTTTAAAAACTAA
- a CDS encoding ABC-F family ATP-binding cassette domain-containing protein, which translates to MLEVKNLLMRFNAQLLFEDVNLKLTRGNRYGLIGANGAGKSTFLKILSGEIEANSGEIVIENGLKVGVLGQDQFAFENFSVKDAVLYGNKRLYDAVKEKEKLYMSEEFTDAINDRLAQLEMISAEEDPSYEYEVRIEKILSSLGFSDFEKPMSEVENSDKFKVLLAQVLFPKPDILFLDEPTNNLDIDSIKWLENELNRHEGTMVLISHDRHFLNAVCTHILDVDFKKIRQFAGNYDDWYIASTLVAKQHEMERDKKLKEKEELEKFIARFSANASKARQATSRQKQLNKLDIEEIKVSSRRDPSILFRTKRDIGNEILEVRGVSKKYDKVLFENFSFKLEKNDKVAIIGANGVGKSTLAKIIIGEVAPDSGDVHVGATIEPSYFAQDTTNKITGELKLYEWLQDENNKDLDEIRKCLGRMLFSGAEQEKSVGSLSGGEKHRLMLSRLMLERGNLLVLDEPNNHLDLEAIIALGEALYKFVGNVICVSHDRELIDAFANRIIHLKGNSEVIDFKGTFEEYAAMNEGATS; encoded by the coding sequence ATGCTTGAAGTCAAAAATTTATTAATGAGATTTAACGCGCAGCTGCTATTTGAGGACGTAAATTTAAAACTCACTCGCGGCAATCGCTACGGACTCATCGGCGCAAACGGCGCGGGAAAATCGACGTTTTTAAAAATCCTCTCAGGCGAGATCGAAGCAAACAGCGGCGAGATCGTCATCGAAAACGGGCTAAAAGTAGGCGTGCTAGGGCAAGATCAGTTCGCGTTTGAAAACTTTAGCGTCAAAGACGCCGTACTATACGGCAACAAACGCCTATATGACGCCGTCAAAGAAAAAGAAAAGCTCTACATGAGCGAGGAGTTTACCGACGCTATAAACGACCGCCTAGCGCAGCTTGAAATGATAAGCGCCGAGGAGGATCCTAGCTACGAGTACGAGGTGCGCATCGAGAAAATCCTAAGCTCGCTTGGTTTTAGCGACTTTGAAAAGCCGATGAGCGAGGTCGAAAACTCGGATAAATTTAAAGTCCTGCTCGCTCAAGTGCTATTTCCAAAGCCGGACATTCTTTTCCTCGACGAGCCCACCAACAACCTTGATATCGATAGCATAAAATGGCTAGAAAACGAGCTAAACCGCCACGAGGGCACGATGGTGCTAATCAGCCACGACCGCCACTTCTTAAACGCGGTTTGCACGCATATCCTAGACGTGGATTTTAAGAAAATCAGGCAGTTTGCGGGCAACTACGACGACTGGTACATTGCCTCGACGCTGGTTGCCAAACAGCACGAGATGGAGCGCGACAAAAAGCTAAAAGAAAAAGAGGAGCTGGAGAAATTTATCGCACGATTCTCCGCAAACGCGAGCAAAGCCCGTCAAGCCACCAGCCGCCAAAAGCAACTAAACAAACTCGACATCGAGGAGATCAAAGTATCAAGCAGACGCGATCCTAGCATACTTTTCCGCACCAAGCGCGACATCGGCAACGAGATCCTAGAGGTGCGCGGCGTCAGCAAAAAATACGACAAGGTTTTATTTGAAAATTTTAGCTTCAAGCTCGAAAAGAACGACAAAGTCGCTATCATCGGCGCAAACGGCGTGGGCAAAAGCACGCTGGCTAAAATCATCATCGGCGAGGTCGCTCCGGATAGCGGCGACGTGCACGTGGGCGCTACGATAGAGCCTAGCTATTTTGCGCAGGATACGACAAACAAAATCACCGGCGAGCTCAAACTCTACGAGTGGCTGCAAGACGAAAACAACAAGGACCTAGACGAGATCCGCAAGTGCCTAGGCCGCATGCTGTTTAGCGGCGCCGAGCAGGAAAAATCGGTCGGCAGCCTAAGCGGCGGCGAGAAACACCGCCTAATGCTAAGCCGCCTGATGCTAGAGCGCGGCAACCTACTCGTGCTAGACGAGCCAAACAACCACCTCGACCTTGAGGCCATCATCGCTCTAGGCGAGGCGCTGTATAAATTCGTCGGCAACGTCATCTGCGTGAGCCACGACCGCGAGCTCATCGACGCCTTTGCTAACCGCATCATCCATCTAAAAGGTAACAGTGAGGTCATCGATTTTAAGGGAACTTTTGAAGAATACGCCGCGATGAACGAGGGAGCGACGTCTTAA
- a CDS encoding ACT domain-containing protein, whose product MKAIVTVIGKDKVGIVAGVSAKLAQLGLNIDDISQTVLDEFFTMMAVVSSEEKQDFTALREELNELGEKLKVKINIQSSAIFDAMHNI is encoded by the coding sequence ATGAAAGCGATCGTAACGGTGATCGGTAAGGACAAGGTTGGCATTGTGGCGGGCGTTTCGGCTAAGCTCGCGCAGCTTGGGCTAAACATAGACGATATCAGCCAGACGGTTTTGGATGAGTTTTTTACGATGATGGCGGTGGTTTCCAGTGAGGAAAAGCAGGACTTCACGGCTCTGCGCGAGGAGCTAAACGAGCTAGGCGAAAAGTTAAAAGTAAAGATAAATATCCAAAGCTCGGCGATCTTTGACGCCATGCACAACATCTAA
- a CDS encoding alpha/beta hydrolase, with protein sequence MNVILRLGIMVLILYMALLALLYFFQERLIFFPSKLESNHDFSFDQPFEEIRLDANGTWISGLKFLAQSRDGGQIYSDANGERKAKNGAAIFFHGNAGNLQGWGKYARYFTDLGYDFYLFDYRGYGKSGGEISSQEQLYADADVMMQTVLREYDAGEVAAVGYSVGSGLAARAAQKYGAKRLILIAPYFSLEDLAREKMPFVPKFLIKYKIPTFEFVGAFGGPVTIFHGEHDELIGVDNSRRLFKFLKPGDQIYELNAGHNDILGLSELWEKLAQKLDE encoded by the coding sequence ATGAACGTAATTTTACGGCTTGGCATTATGGTTTTGATCCTATATATGGCGCTTTTGGCACTGCTTTATTTTTTTCAGGAGCGGCTGATATTTTTCCCGAGCAAGCTTGAGTCAAACCATGATTTTAGCTTTGACCAGCCGTTTGAGGAGATAAGACTGGACGCAAACGGCACGTGGATAAGCGGGCTAAAATTTTTAGCGCAGAGCAGGGACGGCGGGCAAATTTATAGCGACGCGAACGGTGAACGTAAGGCAAAAAACGGCGCGGCGATATTTTTTCACGGTAATGCGGGCAATCTGCAAGGCTGGGGCAAGTATGCGCGGTATTTTACGGATTTGGGCTATGATTTTTATCTATTTGACTACCGAGGCTACGGCAAGAGCGGCGGCGAGATAAGCTCGCAGGAGCAGCTTTATGCGGATGCGGACGTGATGATGCAGACGGTTTTGCGCGAGTATGACGCGGGCGAGGTCGCGGCAGTGGGCTACTCGGTGGGTAGCGGGCTAGCGGCTCGCGCGGCGCAAAAATACGGCGCTAAGCGGCTGATTTTGATCGCGCCTTATTTTAGCCTAGAGGATCTGGCGCGCGAGAAAATGCCCTTTGTGCCGAAATTTTTAATCAAATATAAAATTCCTACGTTTGAGTTCGTCGGTGCTTTTGGCGGGCCGGTGACGATATTTCACGGCGAGCACGATGAGCTAATCGGCGTGGATAACTCGCGCAGGCTATTTAAATTTCTAAAACCCGGAGATCAAATTTACGAGCTAAACGCCGGTCATAACGATATCCTGGGTCTAAGCGAGCTTTGGGAAAAATTAGCGCAGAAGCTGGACGAGTAG
- a CDS encoding cytochrome-c oxidase, with translation MKILRFLAALCFGAAVASAAGDGKVTSIDIYVTPYYSANAGKAEHVKVYDKIDGLLKSGTLEDFMSAEKIVQDAPQMVTPMTLFVLSARAYDLDLRDEAVFWFYNAKNRAILLREIINLDDGRFFEVKSAIGAFIKLVGDVVNPYAFCDIKKQQDIAAKSLEWSKANVYEAMFLPEFESPHADRKEALAKAIEALEARAQKEKDYFLDEENLAKFKAMRKQNRTDERFCF, from the coding sequence ATGAAAATTTTACGTTTTTTAGCGGCGCTTTGTTTTGGCGCGGCGGTAGCATCGGCGGCTGGTGACGGCAAGGTAACGAGCATCGATATTTACGTGACGCCGTACTACTCGGCAAATGCCGGCAAGGCTGAACATGTAAAGGTTTACGACAAGATAGATGGGCTGCTAAAAAGCGGTACGCTAGAGGACTTTATGAGCGCGGAAAAGATCGTGCAGGACGCTCCGCAGATGGTCACGCCGATGACTCTTTTCGTGCTTTCGGCTCGCGCTTACGATCTTGACCTGCGCGACGAGGCGGTGTTTTGGTTTTATAACGCTAAAAACCGCGCGATCTTGCTAAGAGAGATTATAAATTTGGACGACGGTAGATTTTTTGAGGTCAAAAGCGCGATAGGAGCGTTTATCAAGCTAGTGGGCGACGTGGTAAATCCATACGCGTTTTGCGACATCAAAAAGCAGCAAGATATCGCCGCAAAATCGCTTGAGTGGAGCAAGGCAAACGTCTATGAAGCTATGTTTTTACCGGAGTTTGAGTCGCCTCATGCAGACAGAAAAGAAGCTCTCGCAAAAGCAATAGAAGCCCTAGAGGCACGCGCGCAAAAAGAAAAAGATTATTTTCTGGACGAGGAAAATTTGGCTAAATTTAAAGCCATGCGCAAGCAAAATAGAACCGACGAGAGGTTTTGTTTTTAG
- a CDS encoding Mrp/NBP35 family ATP-binding protein: MLSKEDVLNRLKGVIYPGFEKDIVSFGFVKNVEIGEKILIEVEIVSSNPDVANELRTDIKRVMGSNECVINIIQPKIPEEKSNSQSGKNIAPQIKNFVMVSSGKGGVGKSTTTLNLAISMAKLGKKVGILDADIYGPNIPRMLGEVGTQPQVVGNKLKPILTHGVEMMSMGVLMEEGMSLIWRGSMIMKAIEQLLKDVFWSELDVLFLDMPPGTGDAQLTLAQSVPVTAGVCVTTPQVVALDDSKRALDMFEKLHIPIAGIVENMSGFICPESGKEYDIFGKGTTEEVAKAYSTEVLAEIPIEPAVRVGGDSGKPVSFYEPNSVTAKRYEKAAARLWEIIENINNDGGADNSSIQPVMDGKSACSK; encoded by the coding sequence ATGTTAAGTAAAGAGGATGTCTTAAATAGACTAAAAGGCGTGATATATCCGGGCTTTGAGAAAGATATCGTGAGCTTTGGATTCGTAAAAAACGTCGAAATCGGCGAGAAAATTTTAATCGAGGTCGAGATCGTAAGCTCAAATCCGGATGTAGCAAACGAGCTGCGAACCGACATAAAGCGCGTGATGGGCTCAAACGAGTGCGTCATCAATATCATCCAACCAAAAATCCCAGAGGAAAAAAGCAACAGCCAAAGCGGTAAAAACATCGCTCCGCAGATCAAAAATTTCGTAATGGTAAGCTCGGGCAAAGGCGGCGTGGGCAAGAGCACTACGACGCTAAATTTAGCTATCTCGATGGCAAAACTAGGCAAAAAAGTAGGCATCCTAGACGCCGACATCTACGGCCCAAATATCCCTAGAATGCTGGGCGAAGTGGGCACGCAGCCTCAAGTCGTCGGCAACAAGCTAAAACCGATCCTAACTCACGGCGTCGAGATGATGAGCATGGGCGTGCTAATGGAAGAAGGCATGAGCCTCATCTGGCGCGGCTCGATGATCATGAAAGCTATCGAGCAGCTGCTAAAAGACGTATTTTGGAGCGAGCTTGACGTGCTGTTTCTGGATATGCCTCCGGGAACGGGCGACGCACAGCTAACTCTGGCTCAAAGCGTACCGGTGACTGCTGGCGTGTGCGTCACGACGCCGCAAGTGGTAGCCCTAGATGACAGCAAAAGAGCACTTGATATGTTTGAGAAGCTTCACATCCCGATCGCGGGCATAGTGGAAAACATGAGCGGATTTATCTGCCCTGAAAGTGGCAAGGAGTATGATATATTCGGCAAAGGCACGACCGAGGAGGTAGCAAAAGCCTATAGTACCGAAGTGCTAGCCGAAATCCCTATCGAGCCTGCCGTTAGAGTCGGCGGCGACAGCGGCAAGCCGGTGAGCTTTTACGAGCCAAACTCGGTCACGGCTAAACGCTACGAAAAAGCGGCGGCTAGGCTGTGGGAGATAATCGAAAATATCAACAATGACGGCGGCGCGGACAACTCGTCTATCCAGCCCGTGATGGACGGCAAGAGTGCTTGCTCGAAGTAA
- a CDS encoding DUF2470 domain-containing protein — MQLSEEAREAKDMALGMMNDNFIGLTEDMCAKFGGFTNPQNVKMTDITEDGMHIACDEGEVFVPFEKKAELTVESLRDEVINVVNSMEG; from the coding sequence ATGCAGCTAAGCGAAGAGGCAAGAGAAGCCAAAGACATGGCGCTAGGTATGATGAATGATAACTTCATCGGCCTTACAGAGGATATGTGCGCGAAATTTGGCGGCTTTACGAACCCGCAAAACGTCAAAATGACCGATATCACCGAGGACGGCATGCACATCGCGTGCGATGAGGGCGAGGTCTTCGTGCCGTTTGAGAAAAAAGCCGAACTAACGGTCGAGAGCCTACGCGACGAGGTCATAAACGTCGTAAACAGCATGGAGGGGTAA
- a CDS encoding IMPACT family protein produces the protein MQTVLRVVSTKTEAKKSTFLCFLCPICEFKALHERLKAEHPKAAHVVWALRERNGYGQIVENQSDDGEPKGTSGQPSLNALRGAQLVNAGALIVRYFGGIKLGTGGLVRAYGTAANAAIEEAEGCGALVKFEIKSLCLFFTPYALGSRFEHYFEKRNLGFEREFNEGGAIWRAEFSSAEFEEFQAFASGFEQEGFKFYALPLAARE, from the coding sequence TTGCAAACGGTTTTGCGGGTCGTATCGACCAAAACTGAAGCCAAAAAATCGACGTTTTTGTGTTTTTTGTGCCCGATCTGCGAGTTTAAAGCCCTTCACGAGCGGCTAAAGGCCGAGCATCCAAAGGCCGCGCACGTCGTGTGGGCGCTGCGCGAGCGAAACGGCTACGGTCAGATAGTGGAAAATCAAAGCGACGACGGCGAGCCAAAGGGCACGAGCGGACAGCCCTCGCTAAATGCGCTTAGAGGCGCCCAGCTCGTAAACGCGGGCGCGCTCATCGTTCGGTATTTTGGCGGGATAAAGCTAGGTACGGGCGGGCTCGTGCGAGCTTATGGCACAGCGGCAAATGCGGCGATAGAGGAGGCTGAGGGCTGCGGGGCGCTGGTTAAATTTGAGATAAAATCGCTTTGCCTGTTTTTTACGCCGTACGCGCTTGGCTCGCGCTTTGAGCACTATTTTGAAAAGCGAAATCTAGGCTTTGAGCGCGAATTTAACGAAGGGGGTGCGATCTGGCGAGCGGAGTTTAGCAGCGCCGAATTTGAGGAATTTCAGGCATTTGCGAGCGGGTTTGAGCAGGAGGGGTTTAAATTTTACGCCTTGCCGTTAGCCGCGCGAGAATAA
- the msrA gene encoding peptide-methionine (S)-S-oxide reductase MsrA, translated as MLGKTLKTVGIVGALALFLGIFLNLQGEQMNHKTKEPAAANKTIVLAGGCFWGTEAYLKQLPGVVSTYTGYANSKVPNPSYEQVCTGDTNAAEAVWVEYDEYVIDLPHLLKFYFNTIDPTSLNKQGGDRGTQYRTGIYYTDAADEPAIRAFISEQQKNYKAPIVTEVAPLENIYKAEEYHQDYLDKNPHGYCHVTFESLPKKGEILSDKKRDMKQNLQNYKNKDDAALKNELSAISYEVVKHAATERPHSSELNAEERIGIYVDITNGQPLFSSYDKFDAGCGWPSFTKPIDASLIAEKSDLSYGMVRTEVKTAMSDSHLGHVFDDGPRDKGGLRYCINGAALRFVPKDEMEKQGYGYLIPYLDSQYSKK; from the coding sequence ATGCTTGGCAAAACGTTAAAAACAGTAGGAATAGTCGGTGCTTTGGCGCTATTTTTAGGTATATTTTTAAATTTACAAGGAGAACAGATGAATCATAAAACAAAAGAGCCTGCGGCCGCGAACAAAACGATCGTACTGGCAGGCGGTTGCTTTTGGGGCACGGAGGCCTATCTCAAGCAGCTTCCGGGCGTGGTTAGCACCTACACGGGCTACGCAAACTCAAAGGTGCCAAACCCTAGCTACGAGCAGGTCTGCACGGGCGATACGAACGCCGCCGAGGCCGTCTGGGTCGAATACGACGAGTACGTGATCGACCTGCCGCATTTGCTCAAATTTTACTTTAACACCATAGATCCCACTAGCCTAAACAAGCAAGGCGGCGACCGCGGCACGCAGTACCGTACGGGTATTTACTACACCGATGCGGCGGACGAGCCGGCGATCAGAGCCTTTATCTCCGAGCAACAAAAAAACTACAAAGCGCCCATCGTAACCGAGGTCGCGCCACTAGAAAATATCTACAAAGCCGAGGAGTATCATCAGGACTACCTGGACAAAAACCCGCACGGCTACTGCCACGTGACCTTTGAGAGCCTGCCTAAAAAGGGCGAAATTTTGAGCGACAAAAAGCGCGATATGAAGCAAAATCTGCAAAACTACAAAAACAAAGACGACGCTGCGCTAAAAAATGAGCTCAGCGCCATCTCATATGAGGTCGTAAAGCACGCCGCGACCGAGCGACCGCACAGCAGCGAGCTAAACGCCGAGGAGCGCATCGGCATCTACGTCGATATCACAAACGGTCAGCCGCTTTTTAGCTCGTATGATAAATTTGACGCGGGCTGCGGGTGGCCGAGCTTTACGAAGCCGATAGATGCTAGCCTGATCGCCGAAAAGTCCGATCTATCGTACGGCATGGTGCGCACCGAGGTCAAAACCGCGATGTCGGACTCGCATTTGGGGCATGTATTTGACGATGGTCCGCGCGACAAAGGAGGGCTAAGATACTGCATAAACGGCGCCGCGCTGAGGTTTGTGCCGAAGGATGAGATGGAGAAGCAGGGGTATGGGTATCTGATACCGTATCTCGACTCTCAATATTCTAAAAAGTAG
- a CDS encoding radical SAM protein, giving the protein MQVAKIRAKNILSRSKIGSGGYAINPYIGCPHGCIYCYAEFMRGVTGHEEAWGEFLDAKEFDTASLVKFAASHGNERVFMSSVTDCYNPYEARFGATRKVLEALAGSDTNLQILTKSSLVKRDIDLLQTMPNVRIGMSLSVVDESLRRTLEPRASPVAARIAAIKKLRAAGVKTYIFVAPIFPQITPVFDIISRYGDAADEIWFDRLNLYPNFRDKILAFIGRNFPALLPLYKQIYLFGDDGYFERLAGEIRLAAREKFGSDGGDRVRIFFERRKSGADKFER; this is encoded by the coding sequence ATGCAAGTCGCAAAAATCCGTGCCAAAAATATCCTCTCGCGCTCCAAAATCGGCAGCGGCGGCTATGCGATCAACCCGTACATAGGCTGCCCGCACGGCTGCATCTACTGCTACGCCGAGTTTATGCGCGGTGTCACGGGGCACGAGGAGGCGTGGGGCGAGTTTTTGGACGCGAAGGAATTTGATACGGCAAGCTTAGTTAAATTTGCTGCCTCACACGGCAACGAGCGCGTATTTATGAGCTCGGTCACCGACTGCTATAATCCGTACGAGGCGCGCTTTGGAGCTACGCGAAAAGTCCTTGAAGCGTTAGCGGGCTCGGATACAAACCTGCAAATTTTAACCAAATCAAGCCTTGTGAAGCGCGACATAGATCTGCTGCAAACCATGCCAAACGTCCGCATAGGCATGAGTTTGAGCGTGGTAGACGAAAGCTTACGCCGCACGCTGGAGCCTCGCGCGAGCCCCGTAGCAGCAAGGATCGCAGCGATAAAAAAACTGCGCGCCGCGGGAGTTAAAACATATATCTTCGTCGCGCCGATTTTCCCGCAGATCACGCCAGTTTTTGATATCATATCCCGCTACGGCGACGCGGCGGACGAGATTTGGTTTGATAGGCTAAATCTCTATCCAAATTTTAGGGATAAAATTTTAGCTTTCATCGGGCGAAATTTCCCCGCGCTTTTGCCGCTTTATAAGCAAATTTATCTATTTGGAGATGATGGCTATTTCGAGCGGCTAGCTGGCGAGATCAGGCTCGCGGCACGGGAGAAATTCGGAAGCGATGGCGGCGATAGGGTTAGGATATTTTTTGAGCGGAGAAAATCTGGCGCAGATAAATTTGAAAGGTAA